In Colletotrichum higginsianum IMI 349063 chromosome 3, whole genome shotgun sequence, a genomic segment contains:
- a CDS encoding Sugar transporter — translation MFGKPKAASGKSQSISPELAAVLPSNGTPWHKQKHLVWLNFYCIFLAFLCAANGYDGSMMNGLLALPQWHSFMDHPTGSWLGFINAAHSLSTMLAYPAVAYFANRWGRKKGLFVGYFFLTLGSLLQAFSPNHIGFILGRVFIGQPSAWWGGLAPLLITELAYPTHRGILTALYNTGWFVGSCLAAWITFGTRNYGTSWAWRIPSLLQIGIPLAVLPAALFVPESPRFLVSKGQVAKARSILTKFHGGGDENSTLVEFEMTEIERAIEDDKSAAASSSWMEMFNTPGNRRRAFISVTLGLLAQWCGVNVVSYYLAMVLETVGITSVTDQTLISGCLQIWNLIWAVSAAVSVDRLGRRPLFLISSGGMLASFIVISGLSGSFDTTKTASVGIAVVPFLYIYNAFYDIAFTPLIVSYPAEIWPYQLRARGTALTQMATYFGIFFNVFVNPIALEAIGWKYYLVFVAILVVGCFIVYFFYPETRGHTLEEMAVIFDGESARVTDSAFDGDVKSGAISHHESA, via the exons ATGTTTGGGAAACCAAAGGCCGCCTCTGGCAAGAGTCAGAGCATCAGCCCGGAACTCGCAGCTGTCCTCCCCAGCAACGGCACCCCGTGGCACAAACAGAAACACCTCGTCTGGCTCAACTTCTACTGCATCTTCCTGGCCTTCCTCTGTGCCGCAAACGGATACGATGGCTCGATGATGAACGGCCTCTTGGCTCTCCCACAATGGCACAGCTTCATGGACCATCCCACTGGTTCTTGGCTGGGGTTTATCAACGCGGCCCATTCCCTCTCGACCATGCTTGCCTATCCCGCCGTCGCCTACTTCGCGAACCGCTGGGGCAGAAAGAAGGGTCTGTTTGTTGGTTACTTCTTCCTGACGCTGGGATCACTGCTCCAGGCATTTTCCCCAAACCACATTGGCTTCATCCTGGGCAGAGTCTTCATCGGTCAACCGAGTGCGTGGTGGGGTGGCCTTGCGCCCCTTCTCATCACCGAGCTGGCCTACCCCACACATCGAGGCATCCTGACGGC GCTTTACAACACTGGATGGTTTGTCGGAAGCTGCCTGGCTGCCTGGATCACATTCGGAACCCGCAACTACGGTACCTCGTGGGCCTGGCGCATCCCGTCATTGCTCCAGATCGGCATCCCTCTCGCCGTCCTTCCCGCCGCTCTTTTCGTCCCCGAATCCCCACGCTTCCTGGTCTCCAAGGGCCAGGTCGCCAAGGCGCGTAGCATCTTGACCAAGttccacggcggcggagacgagAACTCGACCCTCGTCGAGTTCGAGATGACGGAGATCGAGCGGGCCATCGAAGATGAcaagtcggcggcggcgagctcctcctgGATGGAGATGTTCAACACGCCCGGAAACAGGCGCAGGGCCTTCATCTCGGTGACGTTGGGGCTGCTGGCGCAGTGGTGCGGCGTGAACGTCGTCAGCTACTACCTCGCCATGGTGCTGGAGACGGTCGGCATCACCTCGGTCACCGACCAGACTCTCATCAGCGGTTGTCTCCAGATCTGGAACCTCATTtgggccgtctcggccgccgtctcggtcGACCGGCTCGGTCGGCGGCCGCTGTTCCTCATCAGCTCCGGCGGCATGCTGGCCAGCTTCATCGTCATATCCGGCCTGTCTGGCAGCTTCGACACCACCAAAACAGCATCCGTCGGAATAGCCGTGGTCCCGTTTTTGTACATCTATAACGCCTTCTACGACATTGCTTT CACTCCACTGATTGTCTCTTACCCTGCCGAAATCTGGCCGTACCAGCTTCGTGCCCGAGGCACTGCCCTGACGCAGATGGCCACGTACTTTGGCATCTTCTTCAACGTGTTCGTGAACCCGATTGCCCTGGAGGCGATTGGGTGGAAGTACTACCTCGTTTTCGTGGCGATCCTGGTCGTTGGTTGCTTTATTGTCTACTTCTTCTACCCCGAGACTCGGGGCCACACAttggaggagatggccgtcaTCTTCGACGGCGAGTCTGCAAGGGTAACGGATTCTGCGTTTGATGGGGACGTGAAGAGCGGTGCTATTTCTCACCATGAAAGCGCATGA
- a CDS encoding SAM-dependent methyltransferase UbiE/COQ5 family protein, which yields MESDTIYENVHKRYGSVIRSSTGEYEKAVAKAFGYTEDELAGTPEGANLGLSCGNPTAIANLREDEIVVDLGSGAGFDVFMAAKRVGPAGKAIGIDMNNSMIAKAVTNAERAGFENVEFIQSQITSLPLPDEFADCIVSNCVINLVPAAEKHRVFHEMYRVLKPGGRVAISDILARRPFSEEIKRNMALYVGCVAGASEVATYDGFLKEAGFSNPLLVDSNSDLNVYFTAAENGMSCCGAGNAQMVPAPSPDKTQPGCGGVSSTCCSQDGYDLTPGEAQKQAASLGVTDLNEWAGSFKIYAVKPDRGLK from the exons ATGGAGTCCGACACTATTTATGAAAACGTCCACAAGCGATATGGCTCAGTCATCAGAAGCAGTACCGGCGAGTACGAGAAGGCGGTTGCCAAAGCTTTCGGATACACAGAAGACGAGCTTGCGGGTACGCCTGAAGGTGCTAATCTTGGACTGAGCTGTGGCAATCCAACAGCTATTGCGAACCTGAGAGAG GACGAAATTGTGGTTGATCTTGGCTCAGGTGCTGGATTCGATGTCTTcatggcggcgaagagggtCGGGCCTGCTGGCAAGGCCATCGGAATCGACATGAACAAT AGCATGATTGCAAAAGCCGTCACGAACGCGGAGAGAGCAGGCTTCGAGAATGTGGAGTTTATCCAAAGTCAAATCACGTCACTCCCACTCCCCGACGAGTTCGCCGACTGCATCGTCAGCAACTGCGTCATCAACCTCGTCCCCGCGGCAGAGAAGCACCGCGTGTTCCATGAGATGTACCGCGTGCTCAAGCCTGGCGGCCGAGTCGCCATCAGCGATATCTTGGCGCGCAGGCCATTTTCGGAGGAAATCAAGAGAAACATGGCTCTCTATGTTGGCTGCGTAGCGGGAGCTAGCGAGGTGGCCACGTATGATGGGTTTCTCAAGGAAGCAGGTTTCAGCA ATCCCCTGCTTGTGGATAGCAACAGTGATTTGAATGTCTATTTCACAGCAGCAGAAAACGGCATGTCCTGTTGCGGGGCCGGCAACGCTCAGATGGTTCCGGCTCCCTCACCGGACAAGACTCAGCCGGGGTGTGGGGGAGTCTCGTCTACCTGTTGCAGTCAAGACGGTTACGACCTGACGCCTGGGGAAGCTCAAAAGCAGGCGGCCTCGCTGGGAGTCACTGACTTGAACGAATGGGCTG GTTCCTTCAAGATCTATGCCGTCAAGCCTGATAGGGGTCTGAAGTAG
- a CDS encoding GPI-anchored cell wall beta-1,3-endoglucanase EglC, protein MYFKSAIAAGLATTTLAQVQQGFNYGATNEDGSCRGYDDFRSYFETAKGLAGAGSFTSARLYTSIQCGTVNDPISAYQAAIDTDTSILVGLWASAGRGVYENELNSLLRAAEQYGTAFTDRVVGISVGSEDLYRSSPDGVAANAGVGATGAEIEGYIGWLRDWIRGTALEGKPIGHVDTWTAWVRGENAGVAASVDWLGHNSFPYFESTKPNAIEQAPENFWSGVGSTESVAGGKPVFITETGWPHIGPQSGAAVASVENARQYWSQVGCALFGQRNVWWYTLLDANTAQTNIEFGVTPAGSSRPVFDLTC, encoded by the exons ATGTATTTCAAgagcgccatcgccgccggtctggccaccaccaccctgGCCCAGGTCCAGCAGGGGTTCAACTACGGCGCCACGAACGAAGACGGCTCCTGCAGAGGCTACGATGACTTCCGGAGCTACTTCGAGACCGCAAAGGgtcttgccggcgccggctcctTCACTTCGGCACGCCTCTACACGTCCATCCAGTGCGGCACGGTCAACGACCCGATCTCGGCGTAccaggccgccatcgacaccGACACGTCGatcctcgtcggcctgtGGGCCagcgccggccgcggcgtctACGAGAACGAGCTGAACTCGCTCCTCCGCGCGGCGGAGCAGTACGGCACCGCCTTCACCGaccgcgtcgtcggcatctcCGTCGGTTCCGAGGACCTGTACCGGAGCAgccccgacggcgtcgccgccaatGCCGGAGTCGGAGCCACgggcgccgagatcgagggctACATCGGATGGCTGCGGGATTGGATCCGCGGCACCGCCCTGGAGGGGAAGCCCATCGGCCACGTCGACACGTGGACCGCCTGGGTCCGCGGCGAgaacgccggcgtcgccgctTCTGTTGATTGGCTCGGCCACAACTCGTTCCCGTACTTCGAGTCCACCAAGCCCAACGCCATCGAGCAGGCGCCCGAGAACTTTTGGTCTGGAGTCGGCAGCACCGAGAGCGTTGCAGGTGGCAAGCCTGTGTTCATCACCGAGACTGGATGGCCGCACA TCGGTCCTCAGTCGGGCGCTGCAGTCGCTTCTGTCGAAAACGCTCGCCAGTACTGGTCTCAGGTTGGATGCGCTCTCTTCGGCCAGCGCAACGTCTGGTGGTACACCCTCCTCGATGCGAACACGGCTCAGACCAACATCGAATTTGGTGTGACCCCGGCTGGCAGCTCGCGGCCGGTCTTTGACCTGACTTGTTAA
- a CDS encoding Esterase — protein sequence MASLTVQERNGRSMRMRLLQIAVKPFRPLLVSPRKPPPKADRLTMPKKIERHYRVTERKVDGIWVYDMTQNSQHPARDPSPAHCHRRILYFAGGSWQMPPSKAHWAFCAELVRRMEGTKVTVISCPLAPEHPVSIAFPHIERVYKQLMTESTKAGEKVVVAGDSSGGNLALSLVAWTLKTQGNEDYNAPVAVLAICPTTDLRHDHPEIQQAEKLDPLHTLESVRSTAKAWCPELRNLSSDEKGATDWTFNDPRVSPIQADLGLFGQYNVSVHGVIGSRDVLAPEAVAFRDKYGLREGREGMDWIISVLRKH from the exons ATGGCGAGTTTGACTGTTCAGGAGAGGAATGGGAGATCCATGAGGATGCGACTATTGCAAATCGCCGTCAAGCCTTTCCGACCCCTGCTCGTCTCGCCCAGAAAGCCGCCTCCGAAGGCCGATCGGTTGACTATGCCGAAAAAGATCGAGAGGCACTACCGTGTTACCGAGAGAAAAGTCGATGGGATCTGGGTGTACGACATGACACAAAACTCACAGCACCCAGCGCGAGACCCCTCCCCGGCGCATTGTCACCGACGAATCTTGTACTTCGCTGGCGGGAGCTGGCAGATGCCTCCGAGCAAGGCTCACTGGGCTTTCTGCGCCGAGTTGGTCCGCCGGATGGAGGGCACCAAGGTCACGGTCATTTCTTGCCCGCTGGCGCCGGAGCATCCAGTCTCGATCGCCTTCCCCCACATTGAAAGGGTCTACAAACAACTCATGACGGAGTCGACAaaggccggcgagaaggTGGTCGTTGCGGGCGATAGCTCTGGGGGGAACCTTGCATTGAGCCTCGTCGCCTGGACGCTCAAGACACAGGGAAACGAGGATTACAACGCGCCCGTGGCGGTCCTGGCGATCTGTCCGACTACAGATCTTCGTCACGACCACCCAGAGATTCAACAGGCTGAGAAGCTGGATCCCCTTCACACACTCGAGTCTGTGAGATCGACTGCAAAAGCTTGGTGCCCTGAGCTCCGAAACTTGAGTTCTGACGAAAAGGGGGCCACAGACTGGACTTTCAATGACCCAAGAGTCTCCCCCATTCAAGCAGACCTCGGTCTATTTGGCCAGTATAATGTTAGCGTGCATGGGGTGATTGGGTCCCGCGACGTTTTGGCTCCAGAGGCCGTCGCGTTCCGGGATAA ATACGGCCTcagggagggaagggagggtATGGATTGGATCATCAGCGTTCTCAGGAAGCACTGA